The Dietzia sp. ANT_WB102 region GCGTGCATGAAGATCTCGTGGCCGTAATAGGGCAGCTTGATAACGGGACGGTAACTAGCCACCTGGTCAACTGGCTTTCTCCGCTGAAGGAGCGTTCAACCATTATCACCGGAGAACTGGGAACGTTCGTCGCGGATACTCTCACAGCAGATCTGACCTTTTATGGAAACGGAAGCGTGCCGACTACATGGGACGAGATTTCGCGCTTCCGTGGGGTGTCCGAAGGTGACGTACTGAGATACGCTTTTCAAAAGCCCGAGCCGCTTCGAATTGAGCACGAGAACTTCCGGGACGCCGTAAAAGGTGCGGAGTCCGACATTGTTAATTTCAAGGCCGGTTTAGAGGTAGTTAAAGTCGCTGAAGCTGTTATCCGATCATCTGCAACCAGTGAGGTGGTTCATCTTGACCCGCTCAGCCGGTAATTCCTTGTCTGCAGATGTTTAAAACGAAAACGCCCAAACCGGGCCGACTGCTTAAGTCCGTGTTGACCCTCGCCGGTGGCACGGCGGCCGGTCAGGTCGTGACACTAGGTGCATATCCGGTTCTGACTCGGATATATTCCCCAGAGGAAATGGGCATATTCGCAGTATTTTTTGCCCTCGTATCGATTTTAGGAATAGCCGTCAGCGGACGTTACGAGCTGGCAGTGCTTCTTCCTGAATCGGACGACTACGCAGTGAAAGTCGCGAAGACTGGAGTTCGCGTCGCCGCGGCAATCTCGATATTACTGTTCGGTGTTGTCTTAGTTGCCAGCTCGCCAATAGCTGGGGTACTTGGCGAACGACAACTTGCTGGATGGCTATTCCTGATACCTCCTATCGCGTTTCTGACGGGGCTGTTCAATGTCCTCAATTTCTTGAACAATAGGGCCGAGCTTTACCCTGCGCTAGCGCGAGTACAGTTATCCAGGTCTTTCGTCGTGGCAACATGTCAGGTTTTGCTTGGATTAGCCCATGCCGGGCCGGCCGGCCTGATCGTGGGACAAGCGGTTGGTGTACCGGTTGCGACCCTCCACCTTGCGCGATCGGCATCGAAAGCAAAAATCCGGGACGTTGAAACAACGTGGCGCGATTCGATTGAAATTGCGAGGCGGTACCGACAGTTCCCTCTTTACTCCGCGCCAGCGGCTTTGGCAAACACTGGATCGGTGCACATCACGAATATTCTGGTAGGTTCAATATTCTCAACTGTAACTCTCGGGTTCTTTTCGCTTGCTCAACGCGCCCTCGGATTGCCCACTATGCTTGTTGTGCAGGCGATTAGTCAGGTGTTCCTTCGAGAGGCTACGAGACGGCGTCACTCAAGCGAACCACTTACGCCTCTTTTCGACCAGTTCGCTAAGCGCTTGGGTCTGCTGGCGGTGCCGCTATTCGTTGCGCTATTTTTCATTTCTCCCTCTCTTTTCGGTTTCGTCTTTGGGAGTGAATGGCGAGTCGCGGGCGAGTATTGCCAACTGTTGGTACCACTTTTTGCGGCAAGGTTTGTAGCAAATGGTCTTGCAACGGTCACCGCTGTTCTCGAACGACAAATTGTGGCCTTGTCATGGCAGGTGGCCATCTTACTTATCGCAGTGTCGTGTGCGGCAGCGGTAGCGTACGCACAGGGCTCGATTGAACTCTTTCTAGTTCTTTTTTCGATCTCGGGAGCCGTAGCGCAGTTCTCTCTACTAGTTACACTTCGGAAATTGTGTGTAAGTCACGATGGCGACACACAGATGAAGGATAGCAATGCTACTGAATGAGCGTGCAGTTCTATTTCGTGTCCGCTATGTTATCGAGTACGCAAATATGCCGGAACCGCCGAGCGATCGCACTGTAGTGTCACTTCCGCTAGAAACAGATACGTTACAACGGTTCCGAACGCTCCCTCCCGAACTGGAAAATCTTGTTGCCCGGCGATTGGGCGGTCCCTGGCGATTGTTCGTATACGAAGCAGAAGGAACTCCAGTGGCGTGGTCTTTCCTGCATCTCCCAGAGCAGAAAGAATGGCTCGACTCAGTTCCTACCTTACCCGGAGAATGCAGGGAAACGTCAACTTTCGTCATGCCGGAACAACGGGGCAAGGGCTTGCGCGCGAAGCTGCTGGAGGCTCAGTCCGCGTTCTGTACCGATATGGGACTGAGGCGCCACTGGGCAATTGTCGAAAAGCGGAATGGAGCATCGATTTCTTCGAGTCTGCGGGCGGGCGGGCGGATTGCTGCGAAGAGTTTAGTCATTAAAATGCTTGGTCGCAATATTGTAGAAGTGCGAATAACGCCAAATGGGAACCCTCGACCTTCAATTCTTTTTCGACGTCGACGAGAAGTGCGGTAGTGTGACGAATTATGAATAGACCGAGCCAGAGGCCCGAACTTAAATTTGCAATCTTGGATCCCTTTTCTGATCAGGGGATCGGCTTGATCCGATCCCTTCGCCGAGTGCCTGGTGTGACGGTCC contains the following coding sequences:
- a CDS encoding N-acetyltransferase family protein → MPEPPSDRTVVSLPLETDTLQRFRTLPPELENLVARRLGGPWRLFVYEAEGTPVAWSFLHLPEQKEWLDSVPTLPGECRETSTFVMPEQRGKGLRAKLLEAQSAFCTDMGLRRHWAIVEKRNGASISSSLRAGGRIAAKSLVIKMLGRNIVEVRITPNGNPRPSILFRRRREVR
- a CDS encoding lipopolysaccharide biosynthesis protein, which translates into the protein MFKTKTPKPGRLLKSVLTLAGGTAAGQVVTLGAYPVLTRIYSPEEMGIFAVFFALVSILGIAVSGRYELAVLLPESDDYAVKVAKTGVRVAAAISILLFGVVLVASSPIAGVLGERQLAGWLFLIPPIAFLTGLFNVLNFLNNRAELYPALARVQLSRSFVVATCQVLLGLAHAGPAGLIVGQAVGVPVATLHLARSASKAKIRDVETTWRDSIEIARRYRQFPLYSAPAALANTGSVHITNILVGSIFSTVTLGFFSLAQRALGLPTMLVVQAISQVFLREATRRRHSSEPLTPLFDQFAKRLGLLAVPLFVALFFISPSLFGFVFGSEWRVAGEYCQLLVPLFAARFVANGLATVTAVLERQIVALSWQVAILLIAVSCAAAVAYAQGSIELFLVLFSISGAVAQFSLLVTLRKLCVSHDGDTQMKDSNATE